From Gordonia crocea, the proteins below share one genomic window:
- the coaD gene encoding pantetheine-phosphate adenylyltransferase, with protein sequence MSIALCPGSFDPFTLGHRFVVERAAARFAEVIVTVVVNPNKQGMFSVDERIDLIATACADLPNVRVDRWRGLLVDYMRNEGVTTMVKGLRSSTDFEYEVPMAQMNRELADVETLFLWTDPRYAHVSSSLVKEVAKLGGDVEPFLPPAVYRAVMAKVNGEMSV encoded by the coding sequence ATGAGCATCGCACTGTGCCCGGGTTCTTTCGATCCGTTCACCCTCGGTCACCGCTTCGTCGTCGAGCGCGCCGCCGCCCGGTTCGCCGAAGTCATCGTCACCGTCGTGGTGAATCCGAACAAGCAGGGCATGTTCTCCGTCGACGAGCGGATCGACCTGATCGCGACCGCCTGCGCGGATCTGCCCAACGTGCGCGTCGACCGGTGGCGGGGGCTGCTGGTGGACTACATGCGCAACGAGGGGGTGACGACGATGGTCAAGGGGCTGCGGTCGAGCACCGACTTCGAGTACGAGGTGCCGATGGCGCAGATGAACCGGGAGCTCGCCGATGTCGAGACGCTGTTCCTATGGACCGACCCGCGCTATGCGCACGTGTCGAGTTCGTTGGTGAAGGAAGTCGCCAAACTGGGCGGCGACGTGGAGCCGTTCCTCCCGCCCGCGGTCTACCGGGCGGTGATGGCGAAGGTCAACGGGGAGATGAGCGTCTAG
- the rnc gene encoding ribonuclease III yields MAEAARDTAALLQAVGATLDDDLLTLALTHRSYAYENGGLPTNERLEFLGDSVLGVVITEKLYLDYPDRPEGELAKIRASVVNGQALARLARTLGPGGLGRHLYLGRGEEMTGGRDKDSILADGMEALLGAVYLEHGFVPTRQVILALFDDAVADAGQLGAGLDWKTSLQELAAARSLGPPSYQITSTGPDHDKEFTATAVVAGEELGSGVGKSKKEAEQVAAQEAWRAIDGRDDDAASGE; encoded by the coding sequence ATGGCTGAGGCCGCGCGCGACACGGCCGCGCTGCTCCAGGCGGTCGGCGCCACCCTCGACGACGATCTGCTCACCCTCGCCCTCACCCACCGCTCCTACGCCTACGAGAACGGCGGTCTACCGACCAACGAGCGGCTGGAGTTCCTCGGCGACTCGGTCCTCGGCGTCGTCATCACCGAAAAGCTCTATCTCGACTATCCGGACCGGCCGGAGGGGGAGTTGGCCAAGATTCGCGCGAGCGTCGTCAACGGCCAGGCACTGGCCCGGCTCGCCCGCACGCTCGGACCCGGCGGCCTCGGCCGGCACCTGTACCTCGGCCGCGGCGAGGAGATGACCGGTGGTCGGGACAAGGACTCGATCCTCGCCGACGGGATGGAAGCCTTGCTGGGCGCGGTCTACCTGGAGCACGGGTTCGTGCCCACCCGGCAGGTCATCCTCGCCCTCTTCGACGACGCGGTTGCCGATGCCGGCCAACTCGGCGCGGGTCTGGACTGGAAGACGTCGCTGCAGGAGCTGGCCGCCGCCCGCTCGCTCGGCCCGCCGAGCTACCAGATCACCTCGACCGGCCCCGACCACGACAAAGAATTCACCGCCACCGCCGTCGTCGCGGGCGAGGAACTCGGGTCCGGCGTCGGGAAGTCGAAGAAGGAGGCCGAGCAGGTCGCCGCGCAAGAGGCGTGGCGGGCCATCGACGGCCGGGACGACGACGCGGCCTCGGGCGAGTAG
- a CDS encoding glycoside hydrolase family 125 protein: protein MSAAPGRRPDPDDLLPPPVLARWSRRVADAAGPDCADLFAAAARRTLARTLHRLDDGSVFVITGDIPAMWLRDSATQMRPYVHLLAGDDGGELGALAEVVAGVVRRQFAFIAHDPYANAFNAAPNGNCHEPRDLGDDPWLWERKYEIDSLCFPFQLADQLAGAVGGRWADELFGDEFRIAARAAVDTLTTELDHENSSSYRFVRPDTTAQDTLARNGLGAPVAVTGMTWSGFRPSDDACVYGYLVPANLMAAHTLDLIAARLGDGETAARLGDGETAARARRLAAGLRAAVDEHGVVDHPHHGDIWAYEVDGLGSVLCADDANMPSLLSLPLVAGVDVADPRYLRTRGFVLSPDNPYYYRGALAAGPGSPHTPVDHVWPIALAVAGLTATDPDTASAMLRTIAATTAGTGYVHESFHVDDDSRFTRDWFSWADSMYCELALAVAGYPRAL, encoded by the coding sequence ATGAGTGCGGCGCCCGGTCGTCGGCCCGATCCCGACGACTTGCTGCCGCCGCCGGTGCTGGCGCGGTGGTCGCGCCGCGTCGCCGACGCCGCCGGACCCGACTGTGCCGACCTGTTCGCCGCCGCCGCCCGGCGCACGCTGGCCCGCACCCTGCACCGCCTCGACGACGGCAGTGTCTTCGTCATCACGGGGGACATCCCGGCGATGTGGTTGCGCGACTCCGCCACCCAGATGCGCCCCTACGTGCACTTGCTCGCCGGTGATGACGGTGGTGAACTCGGCGCACTGGCCGAGGTCGTCGCCGGGGTGGTGCGACGGCAGTTCGCCTTCATCGCCCACGACCCCTACGCCAACGCGTTCAACGCGGCGCCGAACGGGAACTGCCACGAACCGCGCGACCTGGGCGACGACCCGTGGCTGTGGGAGCGCAAGTACGAGATCGATTCGCTGTGCTTCCCGTTCCAACTGGCCGACCAGTTGGCCGGGGCCGTCGGCGGGCGGTGGGCCGACGAGTTGTTCGGCGACGAGTTCCGGATCGCCGCCCGTGCCGCCGTCGACACGTTGACCACCGAGCTCGACCACGAGAACTCCTCGTCGTATCGGTTCGTGCGCCCCGACACGACCGCACAGGACACGTTGGCCCGCAATGGGCTCGGTGCCCCGGTGGCGGTCACCGGGATGACCTGGTCGGGGTTCCGTCCCTCCGACGACGCGTGCGTGTACGGCTACCTGGTGCCGGCGAACCTCATGGCGGCACACACCCTCGATCTCATCGCAGCGCGGTTGGGCGATGGTGAGACGGCCGCCCGGTTGGGCGATGGTGAGACTGCAGCCCGGGCCCGGCGGTTGGCCGCCGGGTTGCGCGCGGCGGTCGACGAGCACGGCGTCGTCGACCACCCCCACCACGGCGACATCTGGGCCTATGAGGTCGACGGGCTGGGCTCGGTGCTTTGTGCCGACGACGCCAACATGCCGAGCCTGTTGTCGCTGCCGCTGGTGGCCGGTGTCGACGTCGCCGATCCGAGGTATCTGCGCACCCGCGGGTTCGTGTTGTCGCCGGACAACCCCTACTACTACCGGGGTGCGCTGGCCGCCGGCCCGGGCAGCCCGCACACGCCGGTGGATCACGTGTGGCCGATCGCGCTGGCGGTGGCGGGACTGACCGCGACCGACCCCGACACCGCGTCGGCGATGCTGCGGACCATCGCGGCGACGACGGCGGGAACCGGTTACGTGCACGAGAGTTTCCACGTCGACGACGACAGTCGTTTCACCCGCGACTGGTTCAGCTGGGCCGACTCGATGTACTGCGAGCTCGCGCTGGCGGTCGCCGGGTACCCTCGGGCGCTATGA
- a CDS encoding HNH endonuclease signature motif containing protein, translating into MVEAYLSRPDRPTSSGIVPHINLTVPLPVLVPDSPAALVEGPESPDAVARLGFTGAVSPQAARELCCGDNELAAIVMADGVPLSISANQRLATGPVRAALNARDHGCQFPGCGRPTSWAHAYHIKEWAEGGETVLENLCLLCAFHHHTAVHAQGWQVRIGSDGHPWFQAPEGGEWMPCHHRRSTGLTLAA; encoded by the coding sequence ATGGTCGAGGCTTACCTCTCCCGACCCGACCGGCCCACGTCGAGTGGGATCGTCCCTCACATCAACCTCACGGTGCCGCTGCCTGTCTTGGTGCCCGACAGTCCGGCCGCCCTGGTGGAGGGCCCAGAGAGCCCGGACGCCGTGGCTCGCCTGGGGTTCACCGGCGCCGTCTCACCCCAAGCCGCTCGCGAATTGTGCTGCGGGGACAACGAGTTGGCCGCGATTGTGATGGCCGACGGGGTGCCGCTGTCGATCAGTGCCAACCAGCGCCTGGCCACCGGGCCGGTGAGGGCAGCCCTCAACGCCCGAGACCACGGCTGCCAGTTTCCCGGCTGCGGCCGGCCCACCTCGTGGGCGCATGCGTATCACATCAAAGAGTGGGCCGAGGGTGGCGAAACGGTGTTGGAGAACCTGTGCCTGTTGTGCGCCTTCCACCACCACACCGCCGTGCACGCCCAAGGCTGGCAGGTCCGCATCGGATCCGATGGCCACCCCTGGTTCCAAGCTCCTGAAGGAGGTGAGTGGATGCCCTGCCACCACCGACGCAGCACAGGCCTGACCTTGGCAGCCTGA
- a CDS encoding YceD family protein has protein sequence MAQVVDAPFVFDIRSLGRRPGNMIESHRTVVTPIRIGTQMVAIEPGTDMDLDLRMEAVSEGVLVTGTACGETFGQCSRCLEPLEGTVTVFLTELFAYPDSETDKTSSDEEVHRVDDDQIDLEQSLIDAIGLELPLAPLCREDCPGLCPDCGVALDGAEPGHSHDKIDPRWAGLANRLGELRDQPTDNG, from the coding sequence GTGGCTCAAGTAGTTGACGCACCGTTCGTATTCGACATCCGGTCGCTGGGGCGCCGCCCCGGCAACATGATCGAGTCGCACCGCACCGTGGTGACCCCGATCCGCATCGGGACCCAGATGGTCGCCATCGAACCGGGCACCGACATGGATCTGGACCTGCGCATGGAAGCGGTGTCCGAAGGCGTTCTGGTGACCGGGACCGCCTGCGGCGAGACCTTCGGGCAGTGTTCGCGCTGCCTGGAACCGCTGGAGGGGACCGTCACGGTGTTCCTTACCGAGCTGTTCGCCTACCCCGACAGCGAGACCGACAAGACCTCTTCCGACGAGGAGGTGCACCGCGTCGACGACGATCAGATCGATCTCGAGCAGTCGCTGATCGACGCGATCGGTTTGGAACTGCCGCTGGCCCCGTTGTGCCGCGAAGACTGCCCGGGCCTGTGCCCGGACTGTGGCGTCGCCCTGGACGGTGCGGAACCGGGTCACTCCCACGACAAGATCGATCCGCGCTGGGCCGGGCTCGCCAACAGGTTGGGCGAGTTGCGCGACCAGCCCACCGACAATGGCTGA
- a CDS encoding DivIVA domain-containing protein has translation MYRVFEALDELVAIVEEARAVPMTAGCMVPRGDVLDLLDDIKGSMPTELDDAQDVLDQRDALVGNARQNADTTVAQAKADAEAMVAAAQAEADRLVAEARTAADRMVEDASNHSRSMMADATEEAHRLTTSAAREHESMTGRARSEAARIIEEANAHYERSVSDGIAEQQRLVAQDEVVAAAKSEAKRVIDAAHAEADRLRGECDIYVDKKLADFEEVLTGTLRSVGRGRQQLRTGAGTHDYVEYPRAVDDKNQEASLAG, from the coding sequence GTGTACCGCGTATTCGAAGCCCTCGATGAGCTGGTCGCGATTGTCGAAGAAGCGCGTGCCGTCCCCATGACGGCGGGCTGCATGGTCCCGCGCGGCGACGTCCTCGACCTGCTCGACGACATCAAAGGCTCCATGCCGACCGAGCTCGACGATGCCCAAGACGTCCTCGACCAGCGCGACGCGCTCGTCGGGAACGCCCGACAGAACGCCGACACGACCGTGGCGCAGGCCAAGGCCGATGCCGAGGCGATGGTCGCGGCCGCCCAGGCCGAGGCCGACCGCCTCGTCGCCGAGGCGCGGACCGCCGCCGACCGCATGGTCGAGGATGCCTCCAACCACAGCCGGTCGATGATGGCCGACGCCACCGAGGAGGCCCACCGCCTCACCACCAGCGCGGCGCGCGAACACGAGTCGATGACCGGGCGCGCCCGGTCGGAGGCGGCGCGCATCATCGAGGAGGCCAACGCGCACTACGAGCGCTCGGTGTCCGACGGTATCGCCGAGCAGCAGCGCCTGGTCGCCCAGGACGAGGTCGTCGCGGCGGCGAAGTCCGAGGCCAAGCGGGTGATCGACGCGGCACATGCCGAGGCCGACCGCCTGCGCGGCGAATGCGACATCTACGTCGACAAGAAGCTCGCCGACTTCGAAGAGGTCCTCACCGGGACCCTGCGTTCGGTCGGCCGCGGACGCCAGCAGCTGCGCACCGGAGCCGGCACGCACGACTATGTCGAGTACCCGCGCGCCGTCGACGACAAGAACCAGGAAGCGTCGCTCGCCGGTTGA
- the def gene encoding peptide deformylase produces the protein MPVAELLRLGAPRPISRWGDPVLHSPARQVADFGSDLQDLLADMFATNTAANGAGLAAAQIGTDLAVFVYDCTDETGVRRTGVVCNPVIQVDQGQGRILVELDEGCLSLPGAYAELARPEFSICRGQDQYGDPVEITAGGTLGRCLQHETDHINGMVFGDRLSRRRRKQLYQDHRDVADEYPDDWPA, from the coding sequence GTGCCTGTAGCCGAACTCCTGCGCCTCGGTGCGCCTCGCCCCATTTCTCGTTGGGGAGACCCTGTGCTGCACTCCCCGGCGCGGCAGGTTGCCGATTTCGGGAGCGACCTTCAGGATCTGCTGGCCGATATGTTTGCGACGAACACCGCCGCCAACGGAGCGGGCCTCGCCGCGGCGCAGATCGGCACAGATCTTGCGGTGTTCGTCTACGACTGCACCGACGAGACCGGCGTGAGGCGCACCGGGGTCGTCTGCAATCCGGTCATCCAGGTGGATCAAGGACAGGGCAGAATCCTCGTCGAGCTCGACGAGGGATGCCTGTCACTGCCGGGCGCCTACGCCGAACTCGCGCGACCCGAGTTCTCAATCTGCCGCGGGCAAGACCAGTACGGCGATCCGGTCGAGATCACCGCCGGCGGCACCCTGGGCCGATGCCTGCAACACGAGACCGACCACATCAACGGAATGGTGTTTGGGGACAGGCTCTCTCGCCGCAGGCGCAAGCAGCTCTACCAAGACCACCGGGACGTCGCTGACGAGTACCCGGACGACTGGCCGGCGTAG
- a CDS encoding helix-turn-helix domain-containing protein: MLSSSTAGEALQIALRTAQVGNRFIDITASLTSTTGRITFGHTDLPADVRNFLLERDIVIIFGVIVLRCLSPQLVDRLGETRLELALPADRTALLVDGITEMLTDLAHDPVREVRIVADRPVTELTFPLDLLGEPMAMPDPATAAMCEQQCLDLLQHRLERGPLAAKIRAILVQEIHDAPTAGAIAAKLNMDGRTLRRRLTDEGSSFRKLQEETRCTLAIDMLGVLNLTVSETAVRLGYTSSEAFSRSFTRWTGKPPSAFGTGDRQRVGQ, translated from the coding sequence ATGCTCAGCAGTTCCACCGCGGGTGAGGCACTTCAAATCGCACTACGGACCGCGCAAGTCGGTAATCGCTTCATCGACATCACGGCCAGCCTCACGTCGACGACCGGGCGGATAACGTTCGGCCACACCGACCTTCCTGCGGACGTTCGCAACTTTCTGCTCGAGCGCGACATCGTCATCATCTTCGGTGTGATCGTCTTGCGATGCTTGAGCCCGCAACTGGTCGACCGCCTTGGCGAAACCCGACTGGAGCTGGCGCTTCCGGCCGACCGCACAGCGCTCTTGGTCGACGGCATCACCGAGATGCTGACGGACCTCGCGCACGATCCGGTACGAGAGGTGCGGATCGTCGCGGACCGTCCGGTTACCGAACTGACCTTTCCACTCGACCTTCTCGGCGAGCCGATGGCGATGCCGGATCCGGCGACCGCTGCGATGTGCGAGCAGCAATGCCTGGACCTCTTGCAGCATCGACTCGAGCGCGGTCCGCTGGCCGCCAAGATCCGAGCCATCCTCGTGCAGGAGATCCATGACGCACCCACCGCGGGCGCGATTGCCGCGAAACTGAACATGGACGGCCGGACTCTGCGCCGACGACTCACCGACGAGGGAAGCAGCTTCCGCAAGCTGCAAGAAGAGACCCGCTGCACCCTGGCGATCGACATGCTGGGCGTCTTGAACCTCACTGTGTCCGAGACTGCGGTTCGCCTGGGCTACACCAGCTCAGAGGCATTCAGCAGATCGTTCACCCGCTGGACCGGCAAGCCTCCCAGCGCCTTCGGAACGGGTGACCGCCAGCGCGTCGGACAGTAG
- the mutM gene encoding bifunctional DNA-formamidopyrimidine glycosylase/DNA-(apurinic or apyrimidinic site) lyase encodes MPELPEVETIRLGVDKHVVGAAFGDVVVHHDRAVRRQAGGAAELIGRLRGLTAVAARRRGKYLWLDLADAAGSVDEALVIHLGMSGQLRVVDDPEQAGPTNHLRISADLGGRQFWFVDQRTFGGWQVDDLVPDRFDPSRSVPSVVAHIAPDPFDDAYDADAVAATMRRKHTEVKRALLDQSLVSGIGNIYADESLWRARLRGTRLTDSISRAKLVELLGHAREVMAAALAVGGTSFDELYVNVNGESGYFSRELHSYGREGLPCHRCGTPIRREQFMNRSSYFCPKCQRPPHHR; translated from the coding sequence GTGCCCGAACTCCCCGAAGTCGAGACGATCCGCCTCGGCGTCGACAAACACGTTGTCGGAGCCGCCTTCGGCGACGTGGTCGTCCACCACGACCGGGCGGTGCGCCGCCAGGCCGGTGGGGCGGCGGAACTGATCGGACGGTTGCGCGGGTTGACCGCGGTCGCGGCCCGCCGCCGCGGCAAATACCTGTGGCTCGACCTGGCCGATGCGGCAGGATCGGTCGACGAGGCGCTGGTCATCCACCTCGGGATGAGTGGTCAGTTGCGCGTCGTCGACGATCCGGAGCAGGCCGGCCCCACCAACCATCTGCGGATCTCTGCCGACCTGGGCGGACGGCAGTTCTGGTTCGTCGACCAGCGGACTTTCGGCGGCTGGCAGGTCGACGACCTGGTGCCCGACCGCTTCGACCCGTCGCGGTCGGTGCCGTCGGTGGTCGCCCACATCGCACCCGATCCGTTCGACGACGCCTACGACGCGGATGCGGTCGCGGCGACGATGCGCCGCAAGCACACCGAGGTGAAGCGGGCACTTCTCGACCAGTCGCTGGTGTCGGGGATCGGCAACATCTACGCCGACGAGTCGCTGTGGCGCGCCCGGCTCCGCGGCACCCGGCTCACCGATTCGATCTCCCGAGCCAAGCTCGTCGAGCTCCTCGGCCACGCCCGCGAGGTCATGGCCGCCGCCCTCGCCGTCGGCGGCACCTCCTTCGACGAGCTGTACGTCAACGTCAACGGGGAGTCCGGGTACTTCAGCAGAGAACTACATTCATATGGCCGAGAAGGTCTGCCGTGCCACCGATGCGGTACGCCGATCAGGCGGGAGCAATTCATGAACCGGTCGTCGTACTTCTGCCCGAAGTGTCAACGACCGCCTCACCACCGGTAG
- a CDS encoding type II toxin-antitoxin system RelE/ParE family toxin, whose product MTRYRLTPAAQRDLSSIWDFTEERWDVRQAETYVTEIRAAVERIADDPGRGRACDEVREGYRRYSIGSHLLFYVERSDGVDVIRILHQRMDPTRYL is encoded by the coding sequence GTGACGAGGTACCGCCTCACCCCGGCCGCACAGCGCGACCTCTCCTCGATCTGGGACTTCACAGAGGAGCGTTGGGACGTCCGCCAAGCCGAGACGTATGTGACCGAGATTAGAGCGGCAGTCGAGCGCATCGCTGACGATCCCGGTCGCGGTCGCGCGTGCGACGAGGTCCGCGAGGGCTACCGTCGATACAGCATCGGCAGCCACCTGCTGTTCTATGTCGAGCGCTCCGACGGCGTGGACGTCATCAGGATCCTGCATCAGCGCATGGACCCGACGCGGTACCTGTAA
- a CDS encoding OsmC family protein, which translates to MTELWVQRTGSRRYVGQSSRGASVQIGSEDVEGVFTPGELLKIALAACSGMSSDVTLARRLGDDYDATVRVSGAADRETETYPVLDEVLEIDLSELDPEAAQRLLVVVERAIDRVCTVGRTLKAGTQVNLTIETD; encoded by the coding sequence ATGACAGAACTCTGGGTACAGCGCACCGGATCGCGCCGCTACGTCGGCCAGAGCTCGCGCGGGGCGAGCGTGCAGATCGGGTCGGAGGACGTCGAGGGGGTCTTTACCCCCGGTGAACTGTTGAAGATCGCGTTGGCAGCGTGCAGCGGAATGTCCTCCGACGTCACGCTGGCCCGTCGGCTCGGTGACGACTACGACGCGACGGTGCGCGTGAGCGGTGCCGCCGACCGAGAGACGGAGACCTACCCCGTCCTCGACGAGGTGCTCGAAATCGACCTGTCCGAGTTGGATCCGGAGGCCGCGCAACGCCTGCTGGTCGTGGTCGAGCGCGCGATCGACCGGGTCTGCACTGTCGGGCGGACCCTCAAGGCCGGTACCCAGGTCAACCTGACCATCGAGACGGACTGA
- a CDS encoding type II toxin-antitoxin system ParD family antitoxin codes for MAQNTSISLDDHFSDFLSREVSSGRYRSASEVVRAGLRLLEDRETQLAALRAALVAGEDSGEAEPFDFDAFVAAKKS; via the coding sequence ATGGCTCAGAACACCTCGATCAGCCTGGACGATCACTTCTCCGACTTCCTCTCCCGGGAGGTCTCGTCGGGGCGCTACCGCTCCGCCAGTGAGGTCGTCCGCGCCGGCCTCCGGCTGCTGGAGGATCGGGAGACGCAACTGGCCGCGCTCCGTGCCGCCCTCGTCGCCGGCGAGGACAGCGGAGAGGCGGAGCCCTTCGACTTCGACGCCTTTGTCGCGGCGAAGAAGTCGTGA
- a CDS encoding acylphosphatase, with amino-acid sequence MSAERLSAFVHGHVQGVGFRWSTRSRALELGLVGYAANLADGRVHVVAEGPREDLDALLGFLHGPDTPGRVDTVVERFEQARGDLRGFVER; translated from the coding sequence GTGTCCGCCGAACGGTTGAGCGCCTTCGTCCACGGCCATGTCCAGGGCGTGGGTTTCCGCTGGTCGACGCGGTCGAGGGCGTTGGAGCTGGGCCTGGTCGGCTACGCCGCCAATCTCGCCGACGGACGGGTCCACGTGGTGGCCGAAGGGCCGCGCGAGGACCTCGACGCACTGTTGGGATTCCTGCACGGACCCGACACCCCGGGCCGCGTCGACACCGTCGTCGAAAGATTCGAGCAGGCGCGTGGCGACTTGCGCGGATTTGTCGAGCGTTGA